In Thermococcus camini, a genomic segment contains:
- a CDS encoding ATP-binding protein, which produces MGVYIFTPEDLVRYGSATEEELEVLKNAILSKKDILVVGSSRSGKTKLVEALMHYIPDNWKVAVITAYGEFKPFKPNIVVIDTQFDSQPLERRTSDVISRIKALDPDYVVIDTIHTIDVSRVFRELIDDYAFIVTSLALTSDIKDEVRHWLRISGETFDKFDIVVELRRDFRTGRKSINRIYEVKNGELRLVI; this is translated from the coding sequence ATGGGAGTGTACATATTCACGCCTGAAGACCTTGTCCGCTACGGCTCCGCAACCGAGGAGGAGCTTGAGGTTTTGAAGAACGCGATTCTCTCCAAGAAGGACATCCTCGTGGTCGGATCGAGCCGCTCCGGAAAGACCAAGCTCGTCGAGGCCCTGATGCATTATATCCCCGATAACTGGAAGGTCGCTGTTATAACCGCTTACGGCGAGTTCAAGCCCTTCAAGCCGAATATAGTTGTCATAGACACCCAGTTCGACAGCCAGCCCCTGGAAAGGCGCACCTCGGACGTTATATCGAGGATAAAGGCCCTGGACCCGGATTACGTTGTTATCGACACCATCCACACTATCGATGTTTCGAGGGTCTTCCGGGAGCTAATAGATGACTACGCGTTTATAGTGACATCCCTTGCCCTTACCAGTGACATAAAGGACGAAGTCAGGCACTGGCTCAGGATAAGCGGCGAGACCTTCGACAAGTTTGACATCGTCGTGGAACTCAGGAGGGACTTCAGGACAGGCAGGAAGAGTATAAACAGGATATACGAGGTAAAGAACGGGGAGCTAAGGCTGGTCATTTAG
- a CDS encoding ATP-binding protein: protein MNELFVNRTRELEALNRAYGSNRKELVIIYGRRRVGKTALVKKSVEGMRHLYFFAEETLEEENLRAFRSSVARVLKNSLIEKAELSWEELFKLLDGSGVVIIIDEFPNLIKSNRAIVSKFQKIWEGLKDIKLVLTGSSISVMESHVLGYKSPLYGRRTLSIKLGPLGFFHLRGFFPEKDWRELVRIYGITDGIPAYIREVQFRLRAGEKLEEVFQPNKLLFDEAEFLLKTELREPARYFSILKAIAFGKTKFGEIVSFTGLPSSTVSQYLSNLQTLHIVEERYPVGEPERRRNARYYLSDLYFTFWFRFVYPNRSQLFDFGYIENFEEEYNCYLGLVFEKIAEQFLRELNKAGKLPFRFTKIGRWWHRNEEIDLLALNEREKKALFVEVKWKDLSLREAKGVLRDLERKARLTGLEDGERFYGMVAKGIKGKEELRAEGWFVWDLADFERLISSESGV, encoded by the coding sequence ATGAATGAACTATTTGTGAATAGAACTCGGGAACTGGAAGCGTTGAATAGAGCATATGGAAGCAATAGAAAAGAGCTCGTAATAATCTATGGCCGGAGAAGGGTAGGAAAGACTGCCCTTGTTAAAAAATCCGTGGAGGGTATGAGACATCTGTACTTCTTCGCTGAGGAGACTCTAGAGGAGGAAAACCTGCGGGCTTTTCGGAGTTCAGTTGCCAGGGTACTGAAGAACTCTCTTATTGAGAAGGCCGAACTCTCTTGGGAAGAACTCTTCAAGCTTCTCGACGGTTCCGGAGTGGTCATCATAATAGACGAGTTCCCGAACCTGATAAAATCCAATCGGGCCATAGTATCGAAGTTCCAGAAAATCTGGGAGGGACTAAAGGACATCAAGCTCGTTCTGACGGGTTCATCCATAAGCGTCATGGAGAGCCACGTCCTTGGATACAAAAGTCCACTCTACGGGAGAAGGACGCTTTCCATAAAGCTTGGCCCCCTGGGCTTTTTCCATCTGAGAGGGTTTTTCCCTGAGAAGGACTGGAGGGAGCTTGTAAGGATTTATGGTATAACCGACGGCATTCCCGCATACATAAGGGAGGTTCAGTTCAGGCTGAGGGCTGGAGAAAAGCTCGAAGAAGTGTTTCAGCCGAATAAACTCCTATTCGACGAGGCGGAGTTCCTACTTAAAACCGAGCTGAGGGAGCCGGCTCGCTATTTCTCCATCCTCAAGGCCATAGCCTTTGGAAAGACAAAGTTCGGAGAGATAGTTAGCTTTACGGGACTTCCAAGTTCAACCGTTTCCCAGTACCTCAGCAACCTTCAGACGCTCCACATAGTTGAGGAGAGGTATCCTGTTGGAGAACCTGAGAGAAGGAGGAACGCGCGCTACTACCTGAGTGACCTCTACTTTACCTTCTGGTTCCGCTTTGTCTACCCAAACCGCTCCCAGCTCTTTGACTTTGGCTACATAGAGAACTTTGAGGAAGAGTACAACTGCTATCTTGGTTTAGTCTTTGAGAAGATAGCGGAGCAGTTCCTCAGGGAGCTAAACAAAGCGGGCAAGCTTCCCTTTAGGTTCACGAAGATTGGCAGGTGGTGGCATAGGAATGAGGAGATTGATTTGCTCGCTTTGAACGAGCGTGAGAAGAAGGCCCTCTTCGTCGAGGTGAAGTGGAAAGACCTTAGCTTGAGGGAAGCTAAAGGAGTTCTGAGAGACCTTGAGAGAAAGGCGAGGCTTACGGGCCTTGAAGACGGGGAGAGGTTTTACGGAATGGTGGCGAAGGGTATTAAAGGGAAGGAAGAGCTCAGGGCTGAAGGCTGGTTCGTGTGGGATTTGGCTGACTTCGAAAGGCTTATCTCTTCTGAAAGCGGAGTTTGA
- a CDS encoding putative RNA uridine N3 methyltransferase has product MAWHIFIPDSLLEETDDPKIRTYKVGQIARAAAIFGVEHVWVYRAGGRDGRFIKTILEYAETPQYLRKRLFPLMPELRYVGVIPPLRTPHHKLKGKPRVGEIREGFAFRKGRRTYADIGLDDLAAVEGDVEGRATFRIVSARPLRVIPAKPEEYWGYRVHLTRKSLAKTLKKARLDLAIATSRRGRDIREVKLPPLEGEVGFAFGSPRKGVMELLGEEEYDFDLILNTIPNQRTATVRTEEAVLATLAVFNLIRRD; this is encoded by the coding sequence ATGGCCTGGCACATCTTCATTCCAGATTCGCTCCTTGAAGAGACCGACGACCCCAAAATCAGAACGTACAAGGTTGGGCAGATAGCCAGGGCCGCTGCAATCTTCGGCGTTGAGCACGTGTGGGTTTACAGGGCCGGCGGCAGGGACGGAAGGTTCATCAAAACGATCCTTGAGTATGCGGAAACGCCCCAGTACCTCAGAAAGAGGCTGTTCCCCCTCATGCCGGAGCTCCGCTATGTTGGCGTCATCCCGCCGCTGAGGACTCCCCACCACAAGCTTAAGGGGAAACCGAGGGTCGGGGAGATCCGCGAGGGCTTCGCCTTTCGGAAAGGAAGGAGAACCTACGCGGACATCGGCCTCGACGACCTCGCCGCGGTGGAGGGGGACGTTGAGGGGCGCGCAACTTTCAGAATAGTCTCAGCAAGGCCTCTCAGAGTGATACCAGCGAAGCCAGAGGAATACTGGGGGTACAGGGTGCATCTCACGAGGAAGTCACTGGCAAAAACACTTAAAAAGGCCAGGCTGGATTTGGCGATTGCCACCTCCCGGAGGGGGCGTGACATTCGAGAGGTGAAGCTTCCCCCGCTCGAGGGGGAGGTCGGATTCGCCTTTGGCTCACCGAGGAAGGGCGTGATGGAGCTCCTCGGCGAGGAGGAATATGACTTTGATCTAATCCTCAACACCATTCCAAATCAGCGGACGGCCACCGTCCGCACCGAGGAGGCCGTGTTGGCCACACTCGCTGTGTTTAATCTCATAAGGAGGGATTGA
- the rpl4p gene encoding 50S ribosomal protein L4: MKVKVFNLEGEPVEEIELPKVFATPFRPDLIRRAVIASWTHRIQPQGRDPLAGKRRVTENIGKGHGMARVERIKTSPRFAAFVPFARGGRRTHPPKVEKVIWEDINKKERRLAIMSAIAATANYDLVRARGHIVDNVPQVPIVVTDDLEKVFKTAQTREIFKKLGVWDDIERAKKNTKIRAGKGKMRGRKYKKAKGPLVVVAKNEGIVQGARNHPGVDVVTVENLGVELLAPGTHPGRLTVWTKGAIERLREIYG; this comes from the coding sequence ATGAAGGTTAAGGTTTTCAATCTCGAAGGCGAGCCTGTGGAGGAGATAGAGCTTCCGAAGGTCTTTGCCACCCCGTTCAGGCCCGACCTCATCAGGAGGGCTGTCATCGCCTCATGGACCCACAGGATACAGCCGCAGGGCAGGGATCCGCTCGCTGGAAAGAGAAGGGTCACCGAGAACATCGGAAAGGGCCACGGAATGGCAAGGGTTGAGAGGATAAAGACCTCCCCGAGGTTTGCCGCCTTCGTCCCCTTCGCGAGAGGTGGAAGGAGAACCCACCCGCCCAAGGTCGAGAAGGTCATCTGGGAGGACATCAACAAGAAGGAGCGCAGGCTGGCCATAATGAGTGCCATCGCTGCAACCGCCAACTACGACCTCGTCAGGGCCAGGGGCCACATCGTTGACAACGTTCCGCAGGTTCCGATAGTCGTCACCGACGACCTCGAGAAGGTTTTCAAGACCGCCCAGACCCGGGAGATATTCAAGAAGCTCGGCGTCTGGGATGACATCGAGAGGGCCAAGAAGAACACCAAGATAAGGGCCGGTAAGGGCAAGATGCGCGGAAGGAAGTACAAGAAGGCCAAGGGTCCGCTCGTCGTCGTTGCCAAGAACGAGGGAATCGTTCAGGGTGCCAGGAACCACCCGGGCGTTGACGTCGTCACCGTTGAGAACCTCGGCGTTGAGCTTCTCGCTCCGGGTACCCACCCGGGAAGGCTCACGGTCTGGACCAAGGGCGCCATAGAGAGGCTTAGGGAAATTTACGGGTGA
- a CDS encoding pyridoxal-phosphate-dependent aminotransferase family protein has product MEIKFNMEYEEAYREVYELVKPKYRLFTAGPVACFPEVLAIMSVQMFSHRSAEAKEVHVDTLNRLKAFLEAEKGEIIMFPSSGTGFMEAAVRNTVPKGGKVLVTAIGAFGKRFADVVNANGREAVILSKEPGYAIKPEELDEALRKNPDVVAVTITYNETSTGVLNPLPELAKVVHEHDKLLFVDAVSAMGGADIKFDKWGLDMIFASSQKAFGVPPGLAVAAVSERVFEIAEKMPERGWYFDLPLYKKFNEKKKGTPSTPPLPQIFGLNVVLRIVEKMGGKDAWLGMYRKRSEMIREGVKEMGLGVLAEPGYESPTITAVVVPEGMKGVDVYNTMRERGFELAKGYGSVAEKTFRIGNMGYMTFDDIEEMLANLREVIEKLKA; this is encoded by the coding sequence ATGGAGATTAAGTTCAACATGGAGTATGAAGAAGCCTACAGGGAGGTTTACGAGCTCGTCAAGCCGAAGTACAGGCTCTTCACGGCAGGACCGGTTGCCTGTTTCCCGGAGGTTCTCGCGATAATGAGCGTCCAGATGTTCAGCCACCGCTCGGCCGAGGCAAAGGAAGTTCACGTTGATACCCTCAATAGGCTCAAGGCTTTTCTCGAAGCCGAGAAAGGCGAGATAATAATGTTCCCCAGCTCCGGAACCGGCTTCATGGAAGCTGCTGTGAGAAACACCGTGCCGAAGGGAGGAAAGGTACTGGTCACTGCCATAGGTGCCTTCGGAAAGCGCTTCGCTGACGTCGTCAACGCCAACGGCAGGGAAGCCGTCATCCTGAGTAAGGAGCCTGGATACGCAATCAAGCCGGAGGAGCTCGACGAGGCCCTCAGAAAGAATCCCGACGTCGTTGCGGTAACCATAACCTACAACGAGACCTCGACCGGTGTCCTCAACCCGCTCCCCGAGCTGGCGAAGGTCGTCCACGAGCACGACAAGCTCCTCTTCGTCGATGCCGTCTCAGCCATGGGTGGCGCGGACATAAAGTTCGACAAATGGGGCCTCGACATGATATTCGCCAGCTCGCAGAAGGCCTTCGGCGTCCCGCCTGGGCTGGCAGTTGCAGCGGTCAGCGAGAGGGTTTTCGAGATAGCCGAGAAGATGCCGGAGCGCGGCTGGTACTTCGACCTGCCGCTCTACAAGAAGTTCAACGAGAAGAAGAAGGGAACGCCCTCAACTCCACCGCTCCCGCAGATATTCGGCCTCAACGTTGTGCTCAGGATAGTCGAGAAGATGGGCGGCAAAGATGCCTGGCTCGGAATGTACAGGAAGAGGAGCGAGATGATAAGGGAAGGCGTCAAGGAGATGGGCCTCGGCGTTCTGGCTGAGCCCGGCTACGAGAGCCCAACGATAACGGCCGTTGTCGTTCCAGAGGGAATGAAGGGCGTCGACGTTTACAACACGATGCGCGAGCGCGGCTTCGAGCTGGCCAAAGGTTACGGAAGCGTGGCGGAGAAGACCTTCAGGATTGGGAACATGGGGTACATGACCTTTGATGACATCGAAGAGATGCTCGCCAACCTCCGCGAGGTCATAGAAAAGCTTAAAGCATGA
- a CDS encoding 50S ribosomal protein L16 gives MGLRPAKIDRDVDKPAYTRRKYIRGAPGPRITIFDMGNLSAEFEYEVSLHAEQAMQIRQNALEAIRIQVNRYLQKNVGRSNYHFKIRVYPFQVLRENPMATGRKADRYGNGMRRPFGKPIGLAARVKKDQKIITVWVNENHLKFALGAMHRAKMKLPYSAYYRIYDKEGNDITSKVLSTMKR, from the coding sequence ATGGGACTGAGACCAGCCAAGATTGATAGGGACGTTGACAAGCCCGCTTACACGAGGAGGAAGTACATCCGCGGTGCGCCCGGTCCGAGAATAACGATCTTTGATATGGGCAACCTCTCAGCCGAGTTCGAGTACGAGGTCAGCCTTCACGCGGAGCAGGCCATGCAGATAAGGCAGAACGCCCTCGAGGCCATCCGTATCCAGGTGAACAGGTACCTCCAGAAGAACGTCGGAAGGAGCAACTACCACTTCAAGATAAGGGTTTACCCGTTCCAGGTTCTCAGGGAAAACCCGATGGCAACCGGAAGGAAGGCCGACCGTTACGGAAATGGTATGAGGAGGCCCTTTGGAAAGCCGATTGGTTTAGCTGCCCGCGTCAAGAAGGACCAGAAGATCATCACTGTCTGGGTGAATGAGAACCACCTCAAGTTCGCCCTTGGAGCGATGCACAGGGCCAAGATGAAGCTGCCCTACAGCGCCTACTACAGGATCTACGACAAGGAAGGCAACGACATCACCAGCAAGGTTCTCTCGACCATGAAGCGCTGA
- a CDS encoding RNA ligase, giving the protein MVSSGFRATLLKLGLPEDRLAVLEGKGGVVEGEFKGIRYVRFRDSAKGFRRGTVVFENGDVVLGFPHIKRIVQLEKGVKRIFKNRPFYVEEKVDGYNVRVVKVMDRVLALTRGGFICPFTTERILDFINDEFFKDYPNLVLAGEMAGPESPYIVEGPPYVKEDIEFFLFDIQEKGTGRSLPVEERLKLAEEYGIRHVETFGLYDRSKIEELHELIERLGRERREGIVMKTPDMKKIAKYVTPYANINDVRIGSHIFFDLPHGYFMGRIKRLAFYLAEKHIKGEEFDEYAKALGKALLRPFVESIHEVANGGEVEEVFTVRVKSISTAHKMVTHFERLGVKIHIEDIEDLGNGYWRITFKRVYPDATREMRELWNGRAFVD; this is encoded by the coding sequence ATGGTAAGCTCAGGCTTTAGGGCAACCCTCCTCAAGCTCGGTCTGCCAGAGGACAGGCTGGCGGTTCTTGAGGGCAAGGGTGGAGTTGTGGAGGGGGAATTCAAGGGCATAAGATACGTCCGCTTTCGGGATTCCGCCAAAGGGTTCCGGCGCGGAACGGTTGTATTTGAGAACGGCGATGTTGTTCTGGGCTTCCCCCACATAAAGCGTATCGTCCAGCTGGAGAAGGGGGTAAAAAGGATCTTCAAAAACAGACCCTTCTACGTTGAGGAGAAGGTGGACGGCTACAACGTCCGCGTCGTGAAGGTGATGGACAGGGTTCTCGCTCTAACGAGGGGCGGCTTTATCTGTCCCTTCACGACGGAGAGGATACTGGACTTCATCAACGATGAGTTCTTCAAAGATTACCCCAACCTTGTCCTGGCCGGTGAGATGGCCGGGCCCGAAAGCCCGTACATCGTCGAGGGGCCGCCCTACGTGAAGGAGGACATAGAGTTCTTCCTCTTTGACATCCAGGAGAAGGGAACGGGAAGGAGCCTTCCTGTGGAGGAGAGGCTTAAGCTTGCCGAGGAGTACGGCATTCGTCACGTTGAAACTTTTGGCCTCTACGACCGCTCGAAGATTGAGGAGTTGCATGAGTTAATCGAAAGGCTGGGCAGGGAGAGGAGAGAGGGCATCGTTATGAAAACGCCCGATATGAAGAAAATCGCGAAGTATGTAACGCCGTACGCCAACATCAACGACGTCAGGATAGGCTCGCACATATTCTTCGACCTGCCCCACGGCTACTTCATGGGGAGAATTAAGCGCCTCGCTTTCTACCTGGCCGAAAAGCACATCAAAGGCGAGGAGTTCGATGAGTACGCGAAGGCCCTCGGAAAGGCCCTCCTCCGGCCGTTCGTTGAGAGCATCCACGAGGTCGCCAACGGCGGCGAGGTCGAGGAGGTCTTTACGGTGAGGGTGAAGAGCATAAGCACCGCCCATAAAATGGTGACTCACTTCGAGAGGCTCGGTGTGAAGATCCACATCGAGGACATAGAGGATCTGGGCAACGGCTACTGGAGGATAACATTCAAGAGGGTCTATCCCGATGCAACGCGCGAGATGAGGGAGCTGTGGAACGGCAGGGCGTTTGTGGATTGA
- a CDS encoding MFS transporter yields the protein MESRRLAGILLLILSAFTGTIAFRLATPAIAFYTRDILRASMLSVSIVSMSFVLARAFSSVFGGLMLERGKRLVYIGAVAMMGNALAVQLYPLTSTWFQVAGIKLLNGFLNGLSWPMAQFVIAIATPKEIRARVTAVYFFFGSIASLLGNYVYAYTIDLGLAKQMWISSAFFVLTGLIMVASYALLYERITPKRKKTPDGEKPSLEPKRVLIIASLMAIIVAFTSGEITYVYVSEALGMEKARTATLIGWAGFLAAMLSYFASWLADVRSERRMVLLTSLMAALSPLLAAVKTAPTVFLGIFLALFAFQSFRPISRKVLASYHRSSLAIGGVNGVQNLSTFLGGMLFGFAYSLGELHGVVTLNLALLAFLPFSIGLVVEGLSMVD from the coding sequence ATGGAATCCAGACGTCTCGCCGGAATACTCCTGCTCATACTGTCAGCCTTCACAGGCACGATAGCCTTCCGCCTTGCCACTCCGGCCATAGCGTTCTACACCCGTGATATACTCCGGGCCTCGATGCTTTCCGTTTCAATCGTCTCGATGTCGTTTGTGCTCGCGAGGGCATTTTCCTCAGTCTTTGGCGGGCTGATGCTCGAAAGGGGCAAGAGGCTCGTCTATATCGGTGCGGTAGCCATGATGGGAAACGCCCTGGCGGTTCAGCTCTATCCCCTGACCTCAACCTGGTTCCAGGTTGCGGGAATAAAGCTCCTCAACGGCTTTCTAAACGGCCTCAGCTGGCCGATGGCGCAGTTCGTCATAGCCATAGCGACCCCGAAGGAGATAAGGGCGAGGGTTACCGCGGTCTACTTCTTCTTCGGCAGCATCGCTTCCCTCCTCGGAAACTACGTCTACGCATACACCATAGACCTTGGACTTGCCAAGCAGATGTGGATTTCCTCCGCGTTCTTTGTCCTGACGGGCCTGATAATGGTGGCCAGCTATGCTCTCCTCTACGAGAGAATAACGCCCAAGAGGAAGAAAACCCCCGACGGTGAAAAGCCGAGCCTCGAACCCAAGAGGGTTCTAATCATCGCCTCGTTGATGGCAATCATAGTGGCCTTTACCTCGGGAGAGATAACCTACGTCTACGTCTCCGAAGCGTTGGGGATGGAGAAGGCAAGAACCGCCACGCTCATCGGCTGGGCGGGGTTTCTCGCCGCGATGCTCAGCTACTTCGCTTCTTGGCTTGCCGACGTGAGGAGCGAGAGGCGGATGGTTCTGCTCACGTCTCTAATGGCCGCGCTCTCACCGCTCCTCGCCGCTGTAAAGACAGCCCCGACGGTTTTCCTGGGGATATTCCTCGCCCTCTTCGCTTTCCAGAGCTTCCGCCCGATTTCCAGAAAGGTTCTCGCTTCATACCACCGCTCCTCCCTTGCCATCGGGGGCGTTAATGGCGTTCAGAACCTCTCGACTTTCCTGGGAGGAATGCTCTTCGGCTTTGCGTACTCGCTGGGCGAGCTTCATGGGGTTGTAACACTGAACCTGGCTTTGCTCGCCTTTCTGCCGTTTTCAATTGGGTTAGTTGTGGAGGGATTGTCTATGGTAGATTAA
- a CDS encoding 50S ribosomal protein L3, which produces MGKIHRPRRGSLAYSPRKRARSVVPRIKKWPKDSEVRMLGFAGYKAGMTHILMIDDRPGLTKGKEIFMPVTIVEVPPLFVYGIRAYRQGYLGLETATEVWFHELNDHVKRRIKTLPKNYDEEAFKARLAQLEELIEGGEIVDVRLLVHTQPWLIKLKKKPEVMEYAIGGDDIRAKFDYAKEKIGKDLRASEVLHEGELLDIIAVTKGKGTQGPVKRWGVKIQFHKAQRAGKARHIGNLGPWHPTRVMWTVPLAGQMGFHHRTEFNKRLIAIGENGKLKLGDKKEIEITPKGGFPHYGVIRSDFLMIQGTVPGAFKRIIRVRPAIRAPKKRPPVERPQITYVSRESKQ; this is translated from the coding sequence ATGGGAAAAATACACAGGCCAAGGAGAGGTTCACTGGCTTACTCCCCGAGAAAGAGGGCTAGGAGCGTAGTCCCAAGAATCAAGAAGTGGCCGAAGGACAGCGAAGTCAGGATGCTCGGTTTCGCCGGCTACAAGGCTGGTATGACCCACATCCTCATGATAGACGACAGGCCAGGGCTCACCAAGGGGAAGGAGATCTTCATGCCGGTCACGATAGTCGAGGTCCCGCCGCTCTTCGTCTACGGCATCAGGGCCTACAGGCAGGGCTACCTCGGTCTCGAGACCGCCACCGAGGTCTGGTTCCACGAGCTCAACGACCACGTCAAGAGGCGCATAAAGACCCTGCCAAAGAACTACGACGAGGAGGCCTTCAAGGCTAGGCTTGCCCAGCTTGAGGAGCTTATCGAGGGCGGCGAGATAGTTGACGTCAGGCTTCTCGTCCACACCCAGCCGTGGCTCATCAAGCTCAAGAAGAAGCCGGAGGTCATGGAGTACGCCATCGGTGGCGACGACATCAGGGCCAAGTTCGACTACGCCAAGGAGAAGATAGGCAAGGATCTCCGTGCGAGCGAGGTTCTCCACGAGGGTGAGCTCCTCGACATCATAGCCGTCACCAAGGGTAAGGGAACCCAGGGTCCGGTCAAGCGCTGGGGTGTCAAGATACAGTTCCACAAAGCCCAGAGGGCTGGCAAGGCCAGGCACATCGGTAACCTCGGTCCGTGGCACCCGACCAGGGTCATGTGGACCGTCCCCCTCGCGGGTCAGATGGGCTTCCACCACAGGACCGAGTTCAACAAGAGGCTCATTGCCATAGGTGAGAACGGTAAGCTCAAGCTCGGTGACAAGAAGGAGATAGAGATCACCCCGAAGGGCGGCTTCCCGCACTACGGTGTCATAAGGAGCGACTTCCTCATGATACAGGGCACCGTTCCGGGAGCCTTCAAGAGGATCATCAGGGTCAGGCCGGCTATAAGGGCGCCGAAGAAGAGGCCGCCGGTTGAGAGGCCGCAGATAACCTACGTCAGTAGGGAATCCAAGCAGTGA
- a CDS encoding asparagine synthetase A produces the protein MYMNTLQIVTRKIEPVMEIQTRVIDYMTRYMVAKGFKWMLPVMLSSITDPLWPDPAAEEALKPPEVEVYGSRLRLTHSMILHKQMAVAMGIDRLFILSPNIRLEGRSADDGRHAYEFTQLDFEVAYTSMDDVMGLIEGLISGLFREARSWGPEREVPKVKPPFKRFTLEEIKEEFGDEDEASKVMDEPFWVTDIEREFYDREDPERPGHFRNYDLYLPEGYGEVSSGGEREWEYEVIASKMKKAGISLEAFRPYLEVAKAGLLRPSAGAGIGVERLVRYMVGAKHIAEVQPFPRIPGVPAVI, from the coding sequence ATATATATGAACACTCTCCAAATTGTAACCAGAAAAATTGAACCAGTTATGGAAATACAGACGAGAGTTATTGACTATATGACAAGATACATGGTGGCGAAGGGCTTCAAGTGGATGCTACCGGTCATGCTCAGCTCCATCACAGACCCGCTCTGGCCGGATCCAGCGGCGGAAGAGGCTCTCAAGCCCCCTGAGGTCGAGGTCTACGGTTCCAGACTGAGGCTGACCCACAGCATGATACTCCACAAGCAGATGGCGGTGGCGATGGGAATAGACAGGCTCTTCATCCTCTCGCCGAACATAAGGCTCGAAGGTCGCTCAGCCGACGACGGAAGGCACGCCTACGAGTTCACCCAGCTCGACTTCGAGGTAGCCTACACCAGTATGGACGACGTGATGGGCCTCATCGAGGGACTCATCAGCGGCCTCTTCAGGGAGGCGAGAAGCTGGGGTCCTGAGAGGGAAGTTCCGAAGGTTAAACCGCCGTTCAAGCGCTTCACGCTGGAGGAGATAAAGGAGGAGTTCGGGGACGAGGACGAGGCCAGCAAAGTCATGGACGAGCCCTTCTGGGTGACCGACATCGAAAGGGAGTTCTACGACAGGGAGGATCCAGAAAGGCCGGGCCACTTCAGAAACTACGACCTCTACCTGCCGGAGGGCTATGGAGAAGTCTCAAGCGGCGGCGAGAGGGAATGGGAGTATGAAGTGATAGCCAGTAAGATGAAGAAAGCTGGGATAAGCCTCGAAGCCTTCAGACCGTATCTGGAGGTGGCCAAGGCTGGCCTGTTAAGGCCGAGCGCGGGAGCGGGAATCGGCGTAGAGAGGCTGGTCCGCTACATGGTCGGGGCAAAGCACATAGCCGAGGTGCAGCCATTCCCAAGGATTCCGGGCGTTCCGGCGGTGATTTGA
- a CDS encoding AAA family ATPase produces MGYVKSREIPFFTPRPRDDELFGREYELRRLLSYIHDGVWVAVLGPRMVGKTSLAKSAIKRYAHSTNSMGIYINVASCGSFGEFSRKVVGSITNAMRTLKSRRKVRSLGVSVYLSDPGSLIKAGFQFNLEFEGGRSAVGNFVSAMNALPPNTVVVFDEIQEVRNRKDLLLKSLWEIYNERSDLRIVFTGSYSGVLKALFTAGEREAMFGRPPEQLILTPWSTKTAEEYLLNGFERCGIDYGYSEIADAILTLGTLPGWLTLYGYKRCKGEPHERAKHLVITEAILKAKRELLNYVSTRTEPHKTISLLKALSEGSKRWNELKIISGLSEPALSEILQQLVGELGVVKKNELNRANVTYEFINEIYREAAKYLSVAEIKKE; encoded by the coding sequence GTGGGTTATGTGAAGAGTCGTGAAATACCGTTCTTCACACCCAGACCGAGGGATGATGAACTGTTTGGAAGGGAATACGAACTTAGAAGACTCCTGTCGTATATTCATGATGGAGTATGGGTTGCTGTTTTGGGCCCGAGGATGGTTGGCAAAACGAGTCTCGCCAAGTCGGCTATTAAAAGGTATGCCCATAGCACAAACTCGATGGGGATTTACATAAACGTCGCCAGCTGTGGCAGTTTTGGGGAGTTTTCCCGAAAGGTTGTAGGGAGCATTACAAACGCCATGAGGACGCTAAAATCCCGTAGAAAAGTTAGGAGTTTGGGTGTAAGCGTGTATCTCTCTGATCCGGGAAGCTTAATAAAGGCAGGATTTCAATTTAATCTGGAATTTGAAGGTGGCAGAAGCGCCGTGGGGAACTTCGTGTCGGCCATGAACGCCCTACCCCCGAATACCGTTGTAGTGTTTGATGAGATACAGGAGGTTAGGAACAGGAAGGATCTGCTCCTGAAAAGCTTATGGGAAATCTACAACGAGAGATCTGACTTAAGGATAGTCTTCACGGGTTCTTATTCGGGTGTTCTTAAGGCCCTATTCACCGCCGGCGAGAGGGAGGCCATGTTCGGAAGACCCCCTGAGCAGTTGATTCTTACTCCCTGGTCCACCAAAACCGCCGAGGAATACCTTCTGAATGGATTTGAGAGATGCGGAATTGACTACGGGTATTCGGAGATTGCGGATGCGATACTGACACTAGGTACCCTCCCCGGATGGCTCACCTTGTACGGCTACAAACGATGCAAGGGGGAACCCCATGAGAGGGCAAAGCATCTCGTAATAACCGAAGCGATTCTCAAGGCAAAACGAGAACTTCTTAACTATGTTTCCACAAGAACAGAACCTCACAAGACAATATCACTCCTCAAGGCTCTTTCAGAGGGTTCAAAGAGATGGAACGAATTGAAAATCATTAGCGGGCTCTCTGAACCAGCTCTATCCGAAATTCTACAACAGCTCGTAGGGGAGCTGGGGGTGGTAAAGAAGAACGAACTGAACCGCGCAAACGTGACCTACGAGTTCATCAACGAAATATACAGAGAGGCAGCCAAGTATCTGAGTGTCGCGGAAATTAAGAAGGAATGA